Below is a window of bacterium DNA.
GGCCGACCTGCTCCGGACCGACGGACACCGCTTCCGGCCCCTCCAGCCCCTGTCCGAGGAGACGCGGGCGCTCCGCGCCCTTGTGCGCGCCCGCGACGATTTGGTCGCCACGCGCGTCGGCCTGGCCAACCAGCTCCGCGCCGTGCTGGAGAGCTTCTGGCCCGGGGCCGCCCACATCTTCGCCGACGTCGACTCCGCCATCGCCCTCGCGTTCTTGGAGCGGTATCCGACCCCCCAAAGCGCCGAACACCTCGGCGAAAAGCGGCTCGCCGCCTTTCTCGGCCGCCACAGCTATTGCGGCCGCCGGTCCGCGCCGACGTTGCTCGATCGGCTGCGGCGCGCGCCCACGACCACCAGGGGCGACGCGGACACCGATGCGCTGGGCGAAGTGGTGCGCGCGCTGGTCGCCGTGCTCGTCCCCCTGGTCACCCAAATCCAGAAATTGACCAGCGCGATCGCGCAGGCGCTGCCCGCGCATCCGGACGGCCCGCTGGTCATGTCCTTCCCCCGCGCCGGCTGCATCAACGCCGCCCAGATCCTCGCCGAACTCGGGCAGGAACGCCAGCGGTTCACCTCCGCGGAGCACCTTGCCGCCGAAGCCGGTGTCGCGCCGGTCACGCAGGCCTCCGGCAAGCACCGCACCGTCACCTTCCGCTGGGCGTGCAATAAACGCCTGCGACGAGCGATCACCACCTTCGCGGATAACTCCCGTCACGCCTCGCCCTGGGCGGCGGGTCTCTACCAGCGCGCACTCGCGCGAGGATGCGATCATCCCCATGCCATCCGCATTCTGGCCAAAGCGTGGCTCCGCGTCCTCTGGCGCTGTTGGCAATCCTCGACCCCCTACCAACTCAGCCACCATACGACCGCACAAGGCCTCACCATCCCCGCGCCCAAACCGGCTTGATGACTGGGGGCTTGACACAGGGTGTCTCATGGCGCTGCGTCCGGCGGAGGCGCTCGTCCGCCGGGCCGACGGCGAGGTACTCATGCCAGCGGACACCCTCCGCATCGGAGACATCGTCGTCGTGCGGCCGGCGGAACGCCTCGCCGCCGACGGCACCGTCGTTGGCGGAGCCTCGAGCGTGGACCAGTCGCCGATCACCGGCGAGTCGATCCCGGTGGACGTCAGCGCCGGGTCTCACGTGTTTGCGGGAACGATCAACCAGCGGGGAAGC
It encodes the following:
- a CDS encoding IS110 family transposase; this translates as MSYYIGCDWASAAHSVCVIDEHGQVLWQEIVPHTADGFAALRRRLQRVAAPADLPVAIERPSGLVVDALVEWGFPVVPIHPNVLKASRPRYGMSGAKSDAGDAFILADLLRTDGHRFRPLQPLSEETRALRALVRARDDLVATRVGLANQLRAVLESFWPGAAHIFADVDSAIALAFLERYPTPQSAEHLGEKRLAAFLGRHSYCGRRSAPTLLDRLRRAPTTTRGDADTDALGEVVRALVAVLVPLVTQIQKLTSAIAQALPAHPDGPLVMSFPRAGCINAAQILAELGQERQRFTSAEHLAAEAGVAPVTQASGKHRTVTFRWACNKRLRRAITTFADNSRHASPWAAGLYQRALARGCDHPHAIRILAKAWLRVLWRCWQSSTPYQLSHHTTAQGLTIPAPKPA